A window of the Schlesneria paludicola DSM 18645 genome harbors these coding sequences:
- a CDS encoding acylneuraminate cytidylyltransferase family protein, whose protein sequence is MSGLVALLPMKAHSARVSGKNFRSFAGKPLFRWILDSLLEVTAIDRVVINTDARDILASHGLVDSDRVLIRDRKSEICGDFVSMNLVLKDDVENVPADAYLMTHTTNPLLSATTIRSAIEKYQAGVAARECDSLFSVNRFQTRFYRADGSPINHDPKNLIRTQDLEPWFEENSNLYLFSRPSFEKTQARIGEKPLLFPTPPCESADIDDQDGWDLAERLARTIPSVKC, encoded by the coding sequence ATGTCTGGATTAGTTGCTCTCCTGCCGATGAAGGCCCACAGCGCTCGTGTTTCCGGTAAGAATTTCCGAAGCTTTGCCGGCAAGCCGTTGTTTCGCTGGATCTTGGATTCGCTGCTCGAAGTCACTGCGATTGATCGAGTGGTGATTAACACGGACGCTCGCGACATTCTGGCAAGCCATGGATTGGTTGACTCTGATCGAGTCCTGATTCGAGATCGCAAGTCCGAAATCTGCGGCGATTTTGTCAGTATGAATCTCGTGCTGAAAGATGACGTCGAAAACGTGCCCGCGGATGCATATCTGATGACGCACACCACGAATCCGTTGCTGTCCGCAACGACGATTCGCTCCGCGATCGAGAAGTATCAAGCAGGTGTCGCGGCACGAGAATGCGACAGCCTTTTCTCAGTCAATCGTTTTCAAACGCGATTTTATCGCGCCGATGGTTCTCCAATCAATCACGACCCGAAGAACCTCATTCGCACACAGGACCTTGAGCCCTGGTTCGAAGAGAATTCGAACTTGTATTTGTTCAGCCGCCCGAGTTTCGAAAAGACGCAGGCCAGGATCGGCGAAAAGCCACTGCTATTTCCCACCCCCCCGTGCGAGTCTGCTGATATCGATGATCAAGACGGTTGGGATCTCGCGGAACGGCTAGCACGCACGATCCCGTCTGTCAAATGCTGA
- the cmk gene encoding (d)CMP kinase has protein sequence MIVTIDGPAGTGKSTVAKCLAERLGFEFLNTGAMYRAVAYACLQRELNLTDEASVEEVAKGLQIVFSESRLLLGGADVTDAIRTQTVTRSVPIVAANPAVRRQLVQLQQIVGRTSNLVTEGRDQGTDVFPNAECKFFLTASPRERARRRQLELKGKGEIVSLEDLLEQQQRRDRLDESRACSPLQPASDALLVDTTEMSLDEVSNHLEIIAKRALNLGTA, from the coding sequence ATGATTGTGACAATTGATGGGCCCGCCGGGACAGGAAAAAGCACCGTCGCAAAGTGCCTGGCGGAACGACTTGGATTCGAATTCTTGAATACCGGCGCGATGTATCGGGCCGTGGCGTATGCTTGCCTTCAGCGTGAATTGAATCTCACGGACGAAGCGTCCGTTGAAGAAGTTGCAAAGGGTCTCCAAATCGTGTTTTCGGAGAGTCGACTTCTCCTTGGAGGAGCTGACGTCACGGACGCCATTCGTACTCAAACGGTCACCCGATCAGTCCCCATCGTCGCCGCAAATCCCGCCGTGCGCCGCCAACTGGTTCAACTGCAACAGATAGTGGGCCGAACCTCCAACCTTGTCACGGAAGGGCGCGACCAAGGGACTGACGTGTTCCCGAACGCCGAGTGCAAGTTTTTTCTCACGGCTTCGCCGCGAGAGCGGGCTCGTCGTCGCCAACTGGAACTCAAAGGCAAAGGAGAGATCGTTTCACTTGAGGACCTTTTGGAACAACAGCAACGGCGAGACCGCCTTGATGAAAGCCGCGCCTGCTCGCCCTTGCAGCCCGCATCTGATGCGCTGCTGGTCGATACGACGGAGATGTCACTCGACGAAGTCTCCAATCACCTTGAGATCATTGCGAAGCGTGCACTCAACCTTGGCACCGCCTGA
- a CDS encoding phosphoglycerate dehydrogenase, whose amino-acid sequence MRIVITCPPMIRSLDHYSHLLTDRGIEFHCPEFTQTLSEPELLELIPQFDGWIIGDDPATRRVFEAGVRGKLRAAVKFGVGVDNVDFAAARDLGIPIANTPGMFGQEVADIAHCYVIALARRIFDVHRGVVEGKWPKPVGYSLAEKTAAVVGFGDIGRQTAKRLLASGMKVIAYDPRFTPAPGLEAVESAAWPNRIEEAQVIVLTCALTPENRHLLNASTLAMTKRGVDIVNVSRGPLIDEAALVEALGSGQVSAAALEVFEVEPLSMTSPLRRFEQCLFGSHNASNTRDAVVRTSVKAIGLLLDMFDGKTRA is encoded by the coding sequence ATGCGTATTGTGATCACCTGCCCTCCGATGATTCGCTCGCTTGATCACTACAGCCATCTTTTGACAGATCGAGGCATCGAGTTTCATTGCCCCGAATTCACACAGACGCTCTCTGAACCCGAACTCTTAGAATTGATCCCTCAATTCGATGGCTGGATCATTGGTGACGATCCGGCGACTCGTCGGGTGTTCGAAGCAGGCGTCCGCGGGAAACTTCGAGCTGCCGTGAAGTTCGGTGTCGGCGTTGACAACGTCGATTTTGCCGCCGCCCGTGACCTGGGAATTCCCATCGCAAATACGCCCGGCATGTTCGGCCAGGAAGTTGCCGACATCGCGCATTGCTACGTCATCGCGCTCGCACGAAGAATCTTCGATGTCCATCGCGGAGTGGTTGAGGGCAAATGGCCAAAACCCGTCGGCTATTCACTCGCCGAAAAGACCGCTGCCGTTGTTGGATTCGGCGATATTGGGCGCCAAACGGCGAAACGACTGCTCGCAAGCGGAATGAAGGTGATCGCGTACGACCCCCGGTTTACACCAGCTCCGGGTTTGGAGGCTGTAGAATCCGCAGCCTGGCCAAATCGTATCGAAGAAGCCCAAGTCATTGTGTTGACATGTGCGCTAACGCCTGAAAATCGTCATCTCTTGAACGCTTCGACGTTGGCGATGACCAAGCGTGGCGTGGATATCGTCAATGTGTCGCGAGGCCCCTTGATCGACGAAGCCGCGCTAGTTGAAGCCTTGGGCTCTGGACAGGTGAGCGCCGCCGCGTTGGAAGTGTTCGAAGTCGAACCCTTGAGCATGACGTCCCCACTGCGCCGATTTGAACAGTGTTTGTTTGGCTCGCACAACGCCTCGAACACACGAGACGCCGTCGTCCGGACGAGCGTCAAGGCGATCGGACTCTTGTTGGATATGTTCGATGGCAAGACGCGTGCGTGA
- a CDS encoding glycosyltransferase family 4 protein: METKQTVVVVNDFASIVGGAAKVSIITAIQLANRGHRVIFFSAVGPIDDCLKNVPNLQVECLDQKDILNDPNRLRAIQSGIWNYSAATRLRQILEKNREHAPVVHFHSWIKALSASVFRATLDSNTPAVISLHDYFLACPTGGFLDVRKGEVCTRKPLGLSCISCNCDPRNYYHKLWRVTRGFAQRDLARCPRDCKHFISISPFSEKLLKPFLPTDASIELVRTPVEVEHLPKIDPAKSNDFLFVGRFSPEKGALDFAKAATETGLNAVFIGQGDEEAQIKAACPNATMLKWQPLPAVVERMRSSRALVFPSRWYEGQGAVAIEAAAVGLPVIYSDVTAITADLPNGVSGLSYKSGDVSDLAKMMRQVASDDELARRIGGAAYDWYWEAPWTLEAHTDQLERVYRRIREQSFSATKPLTPSISRS; encoded by the coding sequence ATGGAAACAAAACAGACGGTTGTCGTGGTCAACGACTTCGCCTCGATCGTAGGTGGCGCGGCGAAGGTCTCGATCATCACAGCGATTCAATTGGCGAATCGCGGCCATCGCGTGATCTTCTTCTCCGCAGTGGGCCCCATTGATGATTGCCTGAAGAACGTTCCCAACCTCCAGGTGGAATGCTTGGATCAGAAAGATATCCTGAACGACCCAAACCGCCTTCGAGCCATTCAATCAGGAATTTGGAACTACTCTGCGGCGACGCGACTTCGACAGATTCTTGAAAAGAACCGCGAGCATGCTCCTGTGGTTCACTTCCATTCATGGATCAAGGCTCTTTCTGCGTCTGTCTTTCGTGCCACGCTCGACTCAAACACACCCGCGGTGATTTCTCTGCACGACTATTTCCTCGCCTGCCCCACCGGAGGCTTCTTGGATGTCAGAAAGGGAGAAGTCTGCACACGCAAGCCTTTGGGACTTTCGTGTATATCCTGCAATTGCGATCCTCGAAACTATTATCACAAGCTCTGGCGTGTCACGCGCGGATTTGCGCAACGCGATTTAGCTCGATGCCCCCGGGACTGCAAACACTTCATTTCAATTTCGCCATTCAGCGAAAAGCTTTTGAAGCCCTTTCTTCCGACCGACGCAAGTATTGAACTGGTTCGCACCCCGGTCGAGGTCGAACATTTGCCCAAGATTGATCCGGCGAAGAGCAATGACTTCCTCTTTGTCGGTCGTTTCTCTCCCGAAAAGGGAGCATTGGATTTCGCTAAAGCCGCGACCGAAACGGGCCTCAATGCGGTCTTCATTGGGCAAGGCGATGAAGAGGCTCAAATCAAAGCGGCATGCCCGAACGCGACGATGTTGAAATGGCAACCCCTGCCTGCAGTTGTGGAACGCATGCGATCCTCCCGTGCTCTCGTATTCCCTTCACGTTGGTATGAAGGCCAGGGAGCCGTCGCAATTGAGGCCGCTGCTGTCGGCCTACCAGTCATCTACTCTGACGTCACTGCAATTACGGCAGACCTTCCCAATGGCGTTTCAGGCCTTTCCTATAAGTCCGGTGATGTATCCGATCTTGCCAAGATGATGCGTCAAGTCGCCTCTGACGATGAGCTGGCAAGGCGGATCGGCGGGGCAGCTTATGATTGGTATTGGGAAGCACCGTGGACGCTTGAAGCTCACACGGATCAACTCGAGCGAGTTTATCGCCGAATTCGTGAACAGTCATTTTCCGCGACCAAGCCACTAACACCGTCGATATCAAGATCGTGA
- a CDS encoding glycosyltransferase has product MRTYNEARYLPALLDSIRQQQVDEGGIEVVLVDSGSTDATLEIAAAAGCRIVHIKKSDFSFGRSLNVGCDASLGEFLVFVSGHCVPRDRDWLMQLTAPLRSGDVAITYGRQLGGGESKFSELQLFEKYFPGELREAPSPFFCNNANAAILKRVWMDFPYDEELPGLEDMDVGRRVVETGMKVSYVPEAAVFHYHHESWKQVKRRYEREAIALQKVIPSVHVSLTDAIRYCAAGVIGDCSKAMAEGTLLKNLGGIVAFRFCQYWGTWRGSNLDRHLTRQMKESYFYPH; this is encoded by the coding sequence GTGCGAACCTACAACGAGGCGCGCTACCTTCCCGCACTGCTGGACTCGATTCGTCAGCAACAAGTCGATGAAGGTGGGATTGAAGTCGTCCTTGTGGACTCAGGGTCGACAGATGCGACTTTGGAAATCGCCGCCGCCGCAGGATGTCGAATCGTCCACATCAAGAAATCCGATTTTTCATTCGGCCGATCACTAAACGTTGGATGCGACGCCTCACTGGGCGAGTTTCTCGTCTTCGTCAGCGGGCACTGTGTTCCGCGGGATCGAGACTGGCTAATGCAGTTGACGGCCCCTCTCCGCAGTGGCGATGTGGCGATTACCTACGGCCGACAATTGGGCGGCGGTGAATCGAAATTCAGCGAGCTTCAACTCTTCGAGAAATACTTCCCCGGAGAACTGCGGGAAGCCCCGAGCCCATTCTTTTGTAACAATGCGAATGCGGCAATCTTGAAACGCGTCTGGATGGATTTCCCTTACGATGAGGAACTGCCCGGGCTAGAGGATATGGATGTTGGTCGCCGCGTCGTCGAAACGGGGATGAAAGTTTCGTACGTACCCGAGGCCGCCGTCTTTCACTATCACCACGAATCCTGGAAACAAGTGAAACGACGCTACGAGCGAGAAGCGATCGCGCTGCAAAAGGTGATTCCGTCGGTGCACGTCAGTCTCACGGATGCGATTCGATACTGCGCCGCGGGTGTCATTGGTGATTGTTCCAAAGCGATGGCTGAAGGGACGCTTCTTAAGAATCTGGGAGGAATCGTCGCATTTCGCTTCTGCCAATACTGGGGGACGTGGCGCGGTAGCAACCTCGACCGGCATCTGACCCGACAAATGAAAGAATCGTACTTTTACCCGCACTGA